In Legionella cardiaca, a genomic segment contains:
- a CDS encoding phosphoribosyltransferase, producing the protein MKEKILKKLQKIHSLKTEVTKRVWNNAHPVREIDEDKFDKKGEALTESVIKQRIKLLAERLMKEYPTSNPVLVSLMDGALPFASLLQQELNARGYQYSYTAMQASSYGDEMTSGELKIGSMPKIPLGGRTVFVVDDVCDTGKTYLKIRELLQNQGALKVALVVLVDKVQKRVGNYRPEYVGFEVPADAFIVGMGLDYYGELRNEFEIRAVDVNFLPSPAEKEQLDKEKSLNAELVKLIALEKEAKPGSSNLTIFGLNKDGLNKESLPSHTAQPLPEPEDSYTFQ; encoded by the coding sequence GTGAAAGAAAAGATTCTTAAAAAATTGCAAAAAATTCATAGTTTAAAAACTGAAGTAACAAAGAGAGTATGGAACAATGCTCATCCTGTAAGGGAGATAGATGAGGACAAATTTGATAAGAAAGGGGAAGCTCTTACTGAGAGTGTAATTAAACAACGCATAAAATTATTAGCTGAAAGGCTTATGAAGGAATATCCTACTTCTAATCCAGTCTTGGTCAGTTTAATGGATGGTGCTCTTCCTTTTGCCAGTCTTTTACAACAGGAATTAAACGCGCGCGGTTACCAATATTCCTATACAGCAATGCAAGCAAGTAGTTATGGGGATGAAATGACTTCTGGCGAGTTGAAAATTGGTTCGATGCCTAAGATTCCCCTTGGTGGTCGAACAGTTTTTGTAGTGGATGATGTTTGTGATACAGGAAAAACTTATTTAAAAATCAGAGAGTTGCTTCAAAACCAAGGTGCTTTGAAGGTTGCTTTGGTGGTTTTGGTTGATAAAGTACAGAAAAGAGTAGGTAATTATCGACCTGAATATGTTGGATTTGAAGTACCAGCCGATGCGTTTATTGTAGGTATGGGGCTAGATTACTATGGTGAATTACGTAATGAGTTTGAAATTCGAGCCGTAGATGTAAACTTTTTACCTTCTCCAGCAGAAAAGGAACAGCTGGATAAAGAGAAATCTCTCAATGCGGAATTAGTTAAATTAATTGCTTTGGAAAAAGAAGCAAAGCCAGGCAGCAGCAACCTGACAATATTTGGTTTGAATAAAGATGGATTGAATAAAGAAAGTTTACCCTCGCATACTGCTCAGCCATTACCTGAGCCGGAAGATTCGTATACTTTCCAATAG
- a CDS encoding patatin-like phospholipase family protein, with amino-acid sequence MTKIALYLAGGGARGAYQAGALKAVSTILNSKHIPFYMLTGASVGSINTAVLAENARDFQAATNKLSELWGDITCPQIFKTSNYALSKTAFRNMNSMFFKRRLLGHILDTSPLRGFLRSVINFGDVEAAVKNKHLEAIEIISNCYETQKTISFYQHYAEEFEGWNHPLHMSQRVNLEMEYFLASTALPLFFPPSKIDGFHYGDGHLGLESPLRGAIHCQADKILVIGNRQLNRGEPEKLRNEDIDFSRVLGGMINGLFLDNLDRDIEMINHMNNIASLLPVEKKEDSPWRSVQILHLRPSADIASIAQAHYNSIPILLRLLLNFLGAKRHSGDLLSFLLFEREFTRELIKLGFNDTMAVRDSVSAFFDV; translated from the coding sequence ATGACCAAAATTGCGCTTTATTTGGCCGGTGGTGGTGCTCGCGGAGCCTATCAGGCTGGAGCTCTCAAAGCAGTCAGTACAATTTTAAATTCAAAACACATTCCTTTTTACATGCTCACAGGTGCCAGTGTTGGTAGCATTAATACGGCTGTATTAGCTGAAAATGCACGGGATTTTCAAGCTGCGACTAATAAATTAAGTGAATTGTGGGGGGATATTACTTGTCCACAAATTTTTAAAACCAGCAATTATGCACTCAGTAAAACGGCTTTTCGTAATATGAATAGCATGTTTTTCAAGCGACGCTTACTCGGGCATATTCTTGATACCTCTCCATTACGTGGATTTCTTCGAAGTGTTATTAATTTTGGGGATGTAGAAGCTGCTGTGAAAAATAAACACTTGGAAGCAATCGAAATCATTAGTAACTGTTATGAAACGCAAAAAACCATTTCCTTTTATCAGCATTATGCCGAGGAGTTTGAGGGATGGAACCATCCCTTGCATATGAGTCAGCGAGTTAATCTTGAAATGGAATATTTTCTGGCCTCTACCGCTTTACCCTTATTTTTTCCACCTTCCAAAATAGATGGTTTTCATTATGGAGACGGGCATTTAGGGTTAGAGTCTCCTCTACGTGGGGCAATTCATTGTCAAGCCGATAAGATTTTAGTTATCGGTAATCGACAATTAAATAGAGGCGAACCAGAAAAGTTACGGAATGAAGACATTGATTTCTCACGTGTTTTAGGGGGAATGATCAATGGATTATTTTTAGACAATCTCGATCGTGATATTGAGATGATTAATCATATGAATAATATTGCAAGTTTGTTACCGGTGGAGAAAAAAGAGGACTCTCCCTGGCGGAGTGTTCAAATCTTGCATTTACGCCCAAGTGCTGATATAGCCTCGATAGCACAGGCCCATTACAATAGCATTCCAATATTATTACGCCTTTTACTTAATTTTCTTGGTGCTAAACGTCATTCTGGTGATCTGTTAAGTTTTCTTTTATTTGAAAGGGAGTTCACCCGCGAATTAATCAAACTGGGCTTTAACGACACAATGGCAGTAAGAGACTCTGTCTCAGCCTTTTTTGACGTCTAA
- a CDS encoding carbohydrate porin: MIIRTLFVILLVTIHGVYAKTIKAIPKKSTPTESSKITSISSNPAAVNVPTGTGIIQRFIEKKLGIENNHGIMIQGAWIGDTNDLFSGGITDAKRVTSNSVLLVDLNIDMEKFNGWRGGLFSAQFLQQNAQNTNAQAGLIQGYNSLPDVAPFNRSELYALWYRQALFDDTLFVRIGKTITTLDFNNVIKPVPLSAGEPNIPAVTSLIYTPIFISPAVDGVMPGYTNSAYGLTLNFTPVNQWYLAYGIYDGNLASGRQTGLNGPTFNGSYFQVAETGGAWILGKKPGTAGVGVWHQKGLIRQQNLSEMEVTGAYLFGSQRLWYRHPGYDISGISAFYQLSINNSSALPMNKSIGAGLTAFGLIANREADSLGFGFSLAWLNQHSTDQPTELIYQIYYQAQIIPNIYLEPALSYIPTPGQSSSLPPAFAGTIRAIILA, translated from the coding sequence ATGATAATTCGCACCCTCTTTGTTATTTTGTTGGTTACAATTCATGGTGTTTATGCAAAAACAATCAAGGCCATTCCTAAAAAATCAACACCCACAGAATCCTCAAAAATCACGAGTATCAGCTCGAACCCAGCAGCAGTTAATGTTCCAACTGGGACAGGAATAATTCAGCGCTTTATAGAAAAAAAACTTGGTATTGAAAATAATCATGGAATTATGATACAGGGTGCCTGGATCGGAGATACAAATGATTTATTTTCTGGTGGCATAACTGATGCGAAACGAGTCACATCAAACAGTGTGTTATTAGTCGATTTAAATATTGATATGGAGAAGTTTAACGGTTGGCGCGGCGGTCTATTTAGTGCTCAATTTTTACAACAAAACGCGCAAAATACTAATGCACAAGCGGGTCTTATTCAAGGATATAACTCGTTGCCTGATGTTGCTCCTTTTAATCGTTCTGAACTTTATGCATTGTGGTATCGACAAGCGCTTTTTGATGATACGCTGTTTGTTCGCATTGGAAAAACAATTACTACCCTGGATTTTAATAATGTCATCAAACCGGTTCCCCTGAGCGCCGGTGAACCGAATATCCCCGCGGTAACCAGTTTGATTTATACTCCCATTTTTATCAGCCCTGCTGTAGATGGGGTTATGCCCGGCTATACGAATTCTGCTTATGGACTCACTTTGAATTTTACGCCTGTGAATCAATGGTATCTTGCTTATGGCATTTATGATGGCAATTTAGCCAGTGGTAGACAAACCGGTTTAAACGGACCAACATTCAATGGAAGTTACTTTCAAGTTGCTGAAACAGGTGGGGCATGGATTTTAGGAAAAAAACCTGGGACTGCTGGAGTCGGAGTCTGGCATCAAAAAGGTCTTATTCGTCAGCAAAATCTCAGCGAAATGGAGGTCACAGGTGCTTACTTGTTCGGATCACAACGTTTATGGTATCGTCATCCAGGATACGATATTAGTGGTATTTCAGCTTTTTACCAATTAAGTATTAATAATTCCAGTGCTTTACCCATGAACAAATCCATTGGCGCGGGCTTAACGGCATTTGGTTTAATCGCAAATCGAGAAGCCGATTCTCTGGGTTTTGGTTTTTCACTAGCATGGCTGAATCAACACAGTACCGATCAACCCACTGAATTGATATACCAAATTTACTATCAGGCACAAATAATCCCTAATATTTATTTAGAACCTGCTCTTTCCTATATTCCCACCCCAGGACAAAGCTCAAGTTTACCACCCGCATTTGCAGGCACAATAAGAGCGATTATTTTAGCTTGA
- a CDS encoding acetamidase/formamidase family protein, with protein sequence MLNKIQIFVLLIAMVFFSAVPAQNYRVPATKDTVTLGLYTLDKEPVVKVHSGDSVSLETWNSCLHEMTYNKTTPAEVAQFYTKYDIQKRRGMHSLTGPVYIEEAEPGDVLEIRILDIKLNNFGYNFLSPTAGILSEFTQPRIMYFKYNKEKNATEFTKGICLRLKPFPGVIAVAPPRDWPDGWPVNLETHMGQPVAGQFNSVPPGPFGGNLDEPSLQVGSILYLPVFQKGALVWTGDSHAMQSNGEIDVTAMETSYEGITLQFIVRKDLKAEGVFDKTKRNGNSLFTWPIVENSKEWIVIGLNQDLFEAMQLASRNAIEFLVRTQGFSAQESYQFLSMVGNFDIPEAVNVIKNVAVHIPKKPFKNLGKMKTLSSAGKFPLTTPTIDENASCPPQEGKIIQ encoded by the coding sequence ATGCTAAACAAAATTCAAATTTTTGTTTTGTTAATCGCAATGGTATTTTTTTCTGCCGTACCGGCACAAAATTACAGGGTTCCCGCAACAAAAGATACCGTGACTCTAGGCCTTTATACACTGGATAAGGAACCTGTAGTTAAAGTTCACTCTGGAGATTCTGTTTCTCTTGAGACCTGGAACAGTTGTTTGCATGAAATGACTTATAATAAAACAACTCCAGCTGAAGTCGCGCAGTTCTATACTAAATATGACATTCAAAAAAGACGTGGGATGCACAGCTTAACTGGGCCTGTTTACATTGAAGAAGCTGAACCAGGAGACGTGCTTGAGATTCGAATATTAGATATCAAATTAAATAATTTTGGTTATAACTTTTTAAGTCCTACAGCGGGGATTTTATCGGAATTTACCCAGCCCAGGATCATGTATTTTAAATACAATAAAGAAAAGAACGCCACTGAATTCACCAAAGGAATATGTTTACGTCTCAAGCCATTTCCAGGAGTAATTGCGGTAGCTCCTCCTCGAGATTGGCCTGATGGCTGGCCTGTAAATCTAGAAACACATATGGGGCAACCAGTTGCAGGGCAATTCAATTCAGTTCCACCAGGCCCTTTTGGAGGTAATTTAGATGAGCCCAGCTTACAAGTAGGTTCCATTCTTTATTTACCCGTTTTTCAAAAAGGAGCTTTAGTGTGGACCGGTGACTCACATGCGATGCAAAGTAACGGCGAAATTGACGTTACAGCGATGGAGACTTCCTATGAAGGCATCACCTTGCAATTTATTGTCAGAAAAGATCTAAAAGCCGAGGGAGTATTTGATAAAACAAAACGCAATGGTAACAGTTTATTCACTTGGCCTATAGTCGAAAACTCGAAAGAATGGATTGTGATAGGATTGAATCAGGATCTTTTTGAAGCTATGCAGCTTGCCTCAAGAAATGCAATTGAATTTTTAGTGCGTACTCAAGGATTCTCAGCACAAGAAAGTTATCAATTTTTGAGCATGGTAGGTAATTTCGACATCCCTGAAGCAGTCAATGTTATTAAAAATGTCGCAGTACATATTCCAAAAAAACCTTTCAAAAATCTGGGCAAGATGAAAACTCTTTCTTCTGCAGGTAAGTTCCCACTCACAACACCAACGATTGATGAAAATGCAAGCTGCCCACCACAAGAAGGCAAAATTATTCAATAA
- a CDS encoding phosphotransferase has protein sequence MNQEQIELALKWALEYLVSHNEGTISSYNNITATSYSTVYKIITSKNTFYLKKTPPELSTEAQTLIYLHEQGCNNIPTLIAENKQLCCFLMRSCGDVTLRHLFKEKVDSVLLNRGVLNYTKIQRTVENKISQLIGLNLPDWRLGKIPLLYRELIDQKELLISDGLSKEEITELENAYEFGTTLCESLSNYQIPETMNHCDFQENNMVLDQETGHISIIDWGETVITHPFLSLSGCLWNMTYFHEIKPDEIYEDFKRQWISSWLDLHQEQDLLDALNIATRLTGIFAALGYKRIYVATMAQTRTVQQEHPGSIAGCLRSFLKESRLA, from the coding sequence GTGAATCAAGAGCAAATAGAACTCGCTTTAAAATGGGCTCTTGAGTATTTGGTATCTCACAATGAGGGTACTATTAGCAGCTATAACAATATTACTGCAACCTCCTATTCCACAGTATATAAAATTATCACTTCTAAAAACACGTTCTACCTTAAAAAGACACCCCCAGAATTGTCAACTGAAGCTCAAACGTTAATCTACCTGCATGAGCAAGGATGTAATAATATCCCAACACTCATTGCAGAAAATAAACAGTTATGTTGTTTTTTAATGAGATCTTGCGGCGATGTAACTTTACGGCATCTTTTTAAAGAAAAAGTTGATTCAGTCCTGCTGAACAGAGGGGTTCTAAATTACACCAAAATCCAACGAACTGTAGAAAACAAAATATCTCAATTAATAGGCTTAAATCTTCCTGATTGGCGGCTTGGAAAAATACCTTTGTTATACCGGGAGTTAATAGATCAAAAAGAATTGTTAATAAGTGATGGTTTGTCCAAAGAAGAAATTACAGAGCTAGAGAATGCTTACGAATTCGGCACCACACTCTGTGAATCACTATCCAACTATCAGATTCCTGAAACGATGAATCATTGCGATTTTCAGGAAAATAATATGGTGCTTGATCAAGAAACTGGTCATATCAGCATTATTGACTGGGGAGAAACCGTTATCACCCATCCGTTTTTATCGTTAAGCGGTTGTTTATGGAACATGACTTATTTTCATGAAATAAAACCAGATGAAATTTATGAAGATTTTAAACGACAATGGATTTCCTCATGGTTAGATCTGCATCAAGAACAAGATTTACTAGATGCGTTGAACATTGCCACACGCCTAACTGGAATTTTTGCAGCATTAGGCTATAAGCGAATATACGTTGCTACAATGGCTCAAACTCGAACCGTACAACAGGAACATCCTGGTTCTATAGCCGGCTGTTTAAGATCCTTTTTAAAAGAATCACGTTTGGCTTAA
- a CDS encoding serine hydrolase domain-containing protein — protein MTKILIKIFIIGLLNLLPLNANAGIPLFEVTAVTKAPNRLLANRILTVQYKIKNNSNRTRTLTIKPMPGTEQISGTSLCPNPFTLAPGQSCSLNLRLRSSQMGAGLHSGPIICQTKPGTNIPDPLLCYGPSATDSLDISVTPCTKGVCLNQTTEQLLRNITTSYKQQYNIPGVLAGIWIPGQGELVIEDGVADLSTERPISSADHVRIASLTKSFTTTVVLQLIQQGLTTLNTPISNFGFNIQNNSATLAMLANMRSGIFNYSADPNFLQALVDNFLRKWSPQELVTIANSNNVYFPPNANWHYSNTNTIILGMIIEQLTGNFVGNEISNRIIKPLGLSETSYPTTPNMPIPFVRGYAGTDREDVTFIDPSFSGAAGGMISTLGDLRIWVKALATGSLLSPLMQQQRVNSLLPISFNPCADNDPTRPHPTCPEYDKYGYGMGAINGWIGHTGDYFGYLLLMMHEPHSGATVVIIVNISGVGAHIPTDLFREYLNIITV, from the coding sequence ATGACAAAAATTCTAATTAAAATTTTCATTATTGGTTTATTAAATTTACTTCCTTTAAATGCAAATGCAGGTATCCCACTCTTTGAAGTAACAGCCGTTACTAAAGCGCCAAACCGGTTATTAGCGAACAGAATTCTGACAGTACAATATAAAATAAAAAACAATAGCAATCGAACGCGAACATTGACCATCAAACCCATGCCCGGCACGGAGCAAATATCAGGAACCTCGCTTTGTCCAAACCCTTTTACTTTAGCGCCGGGGCAATCATGCTCTTTAAACCTGAGGCTTAGATCTTCGCAAATGGGCGCAGGGCTTCACTCTGGACCTATTATTTGCCAAACCAAACCAGGCACGAATATACCTGATCCATTACTCTGCTACGGTCCTTCTGCAACTGATAGTTTGGATATAAGTGTTACTCCCTGCACTAAAGGTGTTTGCTTAAACCAAACCACTGAACAGTTATTACGAAATATCACTACTAGTTACAAGCAGCAATATAATATACCTGGTGTTTTGGCAGGTATTTGGATACCAGGGCAAGGAGAGTTAGTTATTGAGGATGGCGTTGCGGATTTAAGTACAGAGCGTCCAATTAGTTCTGCAGATCACGTCCGTATAGCGAGTCTTACTAAATCTTTCACAACAACTGTAGTTTTACAACTGATTCAACAAGGTCTAACAACTTTAAATACTCCAATTAGTAATTTTGGTTTTAACATCCAAAATAATAGTGCTACTCTTGCCATGTTAGCAAATATGCGCAGTGGGATTTTTAATTACAGTGCCGATCCTAATTTTCTCCAAGCCCTTGTAGATAATTTTTTAAGAAAATGGTCACCCCAAGAGTTAGTCACGATTGCCAATAGCAATAACGTCTATTTTCCCCCTAATGCAAACTGGCACTATTCAAATACCAACACCATTATATTGGGCATGATTATTGAGCAATTAACTGGCAACTTTGTTGGTAATGAAATAAGTAATAGAATTATCAAACCCTTAGGTCTTAGCGAAACAAGCTATCCTACAACACCAAATATGCCTATCCCTTTTGTAAGAGGATACGCCGGTACTGATCGCGAAGATGTTACCTTTATCGACCCTTCTTTTTCCGGCGCAGCTGGAGGAATGATTTCTACACTTGGTGATTTAAGAATATGGGTTAAAGCACTTGCAACAGGCAGCCTCTTATCACCACTAATGCAGCAGCAACGAGTAAATAGTCTTTTACCGATTAGTTTCAATCCTTGCGCTGATAATGATCCTACACGCCCCCACCCTACTTGTCCTGAATATGACAAATACGGTTATGGGATGGGAGCTATTAATGGCTGGATAGGACATACAGGTGATTATTTTGGCTATCTGTTACTAATGATGCATGAACCTCACAGCGGCGCTACGGTGGTAATCATCGTTAATATTTCTGGAGTAGGAGCCCATATTCCAACGGATCTATTTAGAGAGTATCTCAACATTATAACCGTTTGA